A stretch of DNA from Brachyhypopomus gauderio isolate BG-103 chromosome 7, BGAUD_0.2, whole genome shotgun sequence:
TACATGATGACTGTCATATGATGGGAAGTTAGAGGTCAGTTAAAACTCTGTCCTTTCTAGTTCCTGTGTGCTATGAACAGGGGGGGCAGGGGAGCACTCAGAGTTGGCATGGCTTGCCCTGTGCATGTTAAATGTCTGGACTGCCCATAGCTGACAGCATAGCTGCGATTGTCCCGCGTGACCCTCCCCTGTCCCGCGTGGCCGCTGCTCCTTCAAGTTAATCAGGCTCTCCTGTATTCCCATCCTGCACCTCTCATATCTCAGCCCTGCGGTTAGAGCTCTGATGGAAGGCTTGTTCTGAACGGGACCACTACGGACGATGTCTCGTAACGGTCGGGACTCGAGCACGGTAGTCCTCCGGGTGTCTCTGCTTCTTTTCTTTCAGACACACTCTGCTGTTCTGTGCCATCATTCACACCACACGCCTTCAtagacgccccccccccccccccccatctctgaTCCTATTTTCGGTTCGTTCATGTCGGACAGAATTGTGCGAGACCTTCGTATGTTCTCCAGCTTCTGCATGAGCCCCTGCTGCACCGCTGTGGCAGGCAGACCCTCCCCGCGTGGGGAAGGGGTGGCCGTTGTGGATCAGCgagcctgccccccccccccccaggccccAGGTTCCTGTTAACGCTCCGACCACGCTCTCATCCTCCCGGGCTTCTGACAGCAGACCGTAGTCTCTTCGTTGTTGTGATTGTGCTGTTGCTTTTATATGAACCCCAAACTCCCCTTGATGGAGGGGAGAGTCAATAAAGAACCAACAACCCAAATGTACGTTTGGTCTGAGAGCCTTATTTACACCGACGTGTGACACTAGACCTGAAGTGTTGGGGGGAGGAGGAACATATTTGACGGTTTGGATGTACTTCTCCAGTGCCGTGTGATTAAGAGGAAAACTGATATGTTCAAAGCTGCTTTTTCCCCTGTGACAATGAAACACCATGCAGCTTTTATGTAAGTACACAATCTGCTTTATTCTGGCATCAGCTTGTGAGTTATTTTCCTTCCTCCAATCTTCTGTCACAATGCTGAATGCCTTGTTTGACtgtggatttatttatttaaatattctgACAATACACCAAAGCCCTGCTATGCAAATCCTGATCAGACTTTTGTGagggagggggaaaaaaagtgtCATCAAGACAGGTTTTCTGAGCTTTGATGGTTTATTTTTTAGCGATCAATGCTTCTCCCTGGGCCACAGTACGAAGGTCTTGCGCGTTCTCGTTGCGCTAAGCGCTCGTGACGAGGCCGTCGTTTGTTGGGTTTGGATTGCGTGTCGGCTGCTGTCGTGTCTGGTGAACAGCAGCTCTGTCAGAACATCACGACTCACCTTTTGAGTGGCAACACCGCTTTACTCATCAGACTCATTCGGGGGGATTCAACTGCCTTCACTAAACTTCACTGGCTATTTAAGGAACACGTAGGGCTGCTCCTTTGACCAACTAATCCTCAGACATTTGTTCGACAATTCTTCAATATATTATTTTCTTAGAACTCTGACAAGAGGGAAAAGTTAGAAATAAAATGGAGCTTAAACGAGTGCAGGGTGAGATCTCCCTCCAGTGCCATGGCTACGGCACACTGGACAGTAACCCACAAAGACGACAATCTGTAATCTCATTTGTGGATAAACACTAGTTGGTCCTGATGGGTCAACCTGGGCTTAATGAGAAAGTGTGTTATCAAATGTACAGCCACATGGTGTCTAGGTAGCTTACTGGAGCTTGTACGAAGTGTCAAACCGCTGCAGGACGCTGCTTTGTGTCCTGTACACAGGCACAGCATGCAAGAAGTGGTCAGAGCCCAAGACATTCCAGTTCCTCATTGTACAATTTCAAAAGTCCCTTGTGGAATAAGTTAAATATAGTATATTGAACACATTGTACTTAACATTTAATATGAAGGAACCTTGAAGGCTCTCGTGATTGATGACAACAAAAGGCGAGTCTGTTTTGAGTTTCTCGGGTTTAATCACAACCCAAGTAGAGTCAATAAAAGCTTGACTACAAATCTTCCTGACATGAAATAGCACAAACTAATTAAAACACGCTCACCACTGACACCTATTTTAGGGGCCAGGAATATTACTGTAGTTACAGAATAATTGCTATTATACTTTCGGACGGCACGTGGACTGTAACCAGGTCATGTAGCTTCATCTCGCACACCTAAGACCTAGAGCGGATCTCTGAGGAAGGGGCTTTGGTTCTCGAGGACATCGAGGGCGACGAGACTTCTCCCCACCAGGAAACTACATGTTAGAAGTGCTCCATTAAGACCTAAACCATTTTATACTCACTAACACTCCAAAAGGAGAAAAACTCGAACTCGGGGGGTGGTACTGGCCCGTAGTCGTCGAACCTTTTCCGCTGGGCTGACTCATGTCGGCGTGGACCGGAGTGAGTCCGTGTTCAGAGGTGTGTAGAACGGGAGAAGTGTGAGGGCAGATCTATTTACTCGCACTACGCATCGTCATCCTTCTCAAATTAGCCGCTCTTCCTCCTACTCCATTTGAAGTAGACCCACTGCTCTGAGTCACTGGgttgttggttttttttctgcatttaTTTCCCTACAATCCTCTTAAAGCTCTACCTCCTCTTTTCAAAGGTCTCGGACAGAAATAGTATAAACTGCTCACTAACGGTTTGGGGATATAAAAATGAAAGGAATGTAATAAGAACAACCTGTGAAATGTCCAGGCTGTTTAAGGAAGAACATATTGCTTTAATACTGATTCAAAAATGTACTGTAACTGTGCTGGAGAGTATGTTGCCATTCAGTTTGTGCTCGTTGTGCTAATTGTAAAAGactacaggtgcaagtcactcACTGTCCACAGCCTTTGCCATTCTGGGACCAGGTCCACAAAAGGGAAAGAACCGCAGAGCCAATACGGTTTCAGATTAATACGATGTCTCGTTTGCCCCCAAGGGCTGGCGTGAGTTGCCCCCATCACCCCGGGTTCCAGTCCTACTGCGCTGGCAGCTGGAGGAGAAATGATTTAGTTCACCAGCACACAACCCTGTTGGGCCTCCACTGTGTCCATCATCTCAGAGTCCGTGTAGGGAGTCTCCGTGGCGGGCTGGGCTGCCGGGGTCTCTCCTTCCCCCAGCGGGAGCAGCGGGTGTCGAGCCGGGCTCCAGGCGTACGTAGGCTCGGGgctggtgggtggagtgagCGTGGAGAGGTTCTGCGGTGGGCAGTCCGAAGGGGGGGTCGCAGAGGGGAAGCAGCCGTCCGGGTAGGGGCCTGGTTTGGGCACGTAGGAGATGGTGGGGGCGGTGGGCTCCAAGAGTGGCGTGAGCGGCTGACTCCGGCAGAAGGCCGTGCTGGGGACGGGGGTGCCGTGCTGGGGGTCCGCACGCTCCTGCCCAGGGGGGAACTGGTCCTCGGGCAGCTGCATCTGGTGGAGGTAGGCCTGCAGCTGGGACTGCTTCTGGAGATGGAGCCTCTTCTGTTGGAGCCTGGCAAGATCAAAATCTTGGTTTGAAATAATCCAAACTGCATGTCTGTAGGTTTCCTCTTCCTAAAAAAAAGCACTAGCGTACTCTGAAGAGCACGTTCTCAGGTCTGACCTGTGTTCCTGCAGTTGCTGCTCCAATGTACGAGGTGAAGGTTCCTTGCAGAACATCTGCCCACTGCCAGGACCACTGACCAGAAGACTGGCCCTCtggaagaaggaaaaaaaagcaTACATGTACATCCTCATCAACCTAAATACGCTAATGCCGTTTCCCCACAGAATCTCCTCTGGTCAGGACCTGCAGTTTGAACCTTCGAAAGGAAACACTTCACTTCCCAGCAAATAAGAATTTTATTTGCCTATATTAATTTCCCTTTAGTTGTTTACAACTTCTGTATTAAAAACTGTTTACATCTTTTGATGGAAAGCTTAAGAAGCCACAAGAGGTTTGGTGCCTTCGTGGTTGGCACGGATTCATTTCCCACTCCCGTTTTAAAAGTAAGTCACCTCTGTTGAGTGCACTCTAAACCAGAGGTAGGCAATAACTTCATTCTGTGACCCCCCTGCTGTCTAGCAGCTGTACGGAGTGTGAATACCTGCAGTCTCTGAGCGAGATACTGAGTTTCCAGTGACTGTCGTCTGGACAGCAGATAAGGATGCATTTTAATAGAGAACCCTGCCATGTCCTTTCCGCTATGAGACTGGTGTCCTTCTCCCTGTAGGCCCAGACAAAATGGCAAAAGTGCAGCTCGATAACGTGTTAATCGTCAACGCCTTCTACCGCTACAGCGCACGAACCGCTCGGCTTCAGGACAGAAACATTTGTGCCGAATTGGTTCTGATAAAGAAAGGGCGGTATTTATGTGAGGATGGTGGGAGGTTCTCCTCACGTGGAGCTGGGTGTTCAGGAGTTCCAGGGGTTTGGGCTGGAAGCTGACGTCTCCTGCCCCCGATCCCAGCACCATTTGGACTTTGTTCAGCTCCATGATGCCTTTGGTCCTGGCCAGGTTCTGGAGGTGATGCCGGAATGCCACCAGACCTAGGAAGCAGAAGAGGAAGGCAAAACTGCAGGACTGCGTAAGGGTTTTTTATAGTTCTGTGGAAAAAAAACTGAATGATAGTTTTAAACACTGAAAATGCTGAAAATGtgtcatcacccccccccccccccaaacacacaccctctggTTCAGACTGTATTCATGAATGGGAGGTCAGGAGTCAATGTGAGTGTGTCATGTACGCGTGGGCCGGGGAAGCAGGCTCTACAGGGTTCTCTGAATGATCCAGAAATGGACTGAAAATACAGAACTGTACAGGCTGACGCAAATGGGTTTTTATAGCGAGTACAAGTGAGCCTACCCTGTGTGAGAGAAGTGTCCGAGGCACGCCGTCCCTCGCGGAAGCCGATTGGTGGGTAGCTGCGAGTGTCCTGCCCCCCCGAGCTCGAGGTCTGTACGGTCAGATTAGTTGGTTTCACGCAGACGAACATGGGGCTCGCTTGATTGACAGGTGTGGCAGCTAATGGGCTTCCAGGAGGAGGAGTCTCTTCGGGCAAGCTGAGGTCACCGTGCACATCGTACTCGGAGTCCGTGCTCCTGAGAGACGGGTGGAGACCCATGGACAGTAGCTGCCCTGTAGGCATAACAGCAGTTACCTCCATGACATCATTATAACATCATTTCTGGGTGTGAAATCATAAATATATCAAAATATGTAAATCCATCTAACCATATACATATCCACCATTATGAGCGATAATTCACTCGGTGTTAAAGAAGTGTGTATTCGCGACACACCTGCGGCGGGCTGGTTGGTGACCTCGGCCAGCGTGTGTCTGCGTTGGCTGAAGCGGGCGGCCCGGCGGGCGGCCCGTGGGAGCGGGCAGGGGCGCTCCCTCCTCGCCCTCGTGGGTGGGCGTCTCTGTGCCGCTGGCCGGGAGCGAGAGGGCAGGTTTGCGCTCGCCCCCCGGAGGAAGGGGGTCAAGCAGGCACCCATCGACCTGCAGAAGGACATGAGagctgagagagggaggggccagcGCCTGGGAAAGTGTGCCTCTCTCACCCGATATGCAGATAGAACGGGAAAGGAAGAGAGCATTACATTATGAACAGGCAGATGaaatgtgcacgcacacaccatCTGCTTCACAATAGCGTCGTCGCACACAGAGGAAAACAGGACGGGGGGGTTGGGGCTGGGTGAATTTCTGTGGAATCAGCACCTACATTTAGTGAATTCCAACAAGGACAGCTAAATTCTGTGAACCCTTCCGTGACCTCACACCTTGGGCTGGATTACAGCCTCTTGTGTGGAGGGCTGTGATTCTGTGTGCCGACCGTGTTCTGTTCGTCTGAGCGTGTGCAGAGCAGCCTCTTGTGTGGAGGGCTGTGATTCTGTGTGCCGACCGTGTTCTGTTCGTCTGAGCGTGTGCAGAGCTCACACGCCTCCACAACCCCCCGGGGCGTTTGGCAGCCGGCCGACTCAGGAGGACATGACGGGTGGCGAGGTGTTGGACAGCGGTGTTGGACAGCGGTACGTCCACTACGTCCGCTGCTGTGGTGTTATTTTGTGTCCCACGCGTGACTGAAACCTCTGGACCCTTGAACCACCTCATTATTACAAATTAGAAACATTAAGTACAAAAAATCTTGGTTTGCATGACTAACTAATGGAAGACGGTATAAAACTAGCAGAGACTAGTTTGCACAGGGCCTAACGGCATCTGCTAACTTTCCTGTACGACGAGCAGTGTTGGCATCGTTGGATGAAGCGCTCCGTTAAAGACAAACGGCCCGATGCTCATGAGAACCGCTAAAAAGGCTGAGCCGCAGTGCAAGGAATTAAATATGCGGTAACTATGGCGACCGCCTAGCGACAAGCATGGTCCCTTATTTAGCTGGAAAGGTGGTACTCAGTTGCCACCTACTgatgggagagagtgagaagagagagagagcgagagagagagagagagagagagagagagagagagagagcgcatgcTGCACTGGCCAGACGAGGGCGGACCAACTACCGGGCGGTGCGTTGCATAATCGTCGGCAGCTGGTCTGGCACAGTAGTAGGAccctccacctgcacctccacctgctgCCGACAAACAAACAGCTATCGCCCCCGCCCAAGCCCAGACTCCAACACTGACCTCACGCTGCTTACACAGACACCACCGGCACCAGAGCTGGATGAAAAGTCCCCGGAAATTTTGGaaagggtatgtgtgtgtgtgtgtgtgggtgtgtggacgtgtgtgtgtgggtgtgtggacgtgtgtgtgtgtgtgtggatgtgtgggtgtgtgtgtgtggatgtgtgggtgtgtgtgtgtggatgtgtgtgtgtgtgtggatgtgtggacgtgtgtgtgtgtggatgtgtggacgtgtgcgtgtgtgtggatgtgtgtgtgtgggtgtatgtgtggatgtgtgtgtgtgtgtgggtgtggatgtgtgtgtgtggacgtgtgtgtgtgtgtgtggatgtgtggacgtgtgtgtgtgtgtgtggacgtgtgcgtgtgtgtggatgtgcgtgtgtgtgtggatgtgtgtggatgtgtggacgtgtgcgtgtgtgtgtgtatgtgtggatgtgtggacgtgtgcgtgtgtgtgtgtgtgtgtgtgtgtgtgtgtgtgtgtgtgtatgtgtggatgtgtgcgtgtgtgtgttcgttagCTGCTGCTTCTCCTCTGGGATTATTTCAGGAGGTAGGAGACGGACCGACGCTCCACTATGATGAGTCACAGGGCAGATGGATGTTACGGTAGCGGACATTCGTACGTCTCGCATCAACAAGACCCGACCGGCATCACCGGCGTGACCCACCAAGCTGAGGCTCCTCTTAGCCTGGGTTTAGCTCCGCCTCTGTGGGCCGCATGCCACGCCCCTCCCAGAAGCCTCTGGCTCACCTTGTGCATGGCCACCTCCTCCTCGGGGAGGGCCTGCTCTGGGGAAGAGGGCCGCTGTGGGAGGCCAAATGTGTCGGTAGAGGTCTGCAGGAGGCCGGGGGAGTGATGGTGCGTCGGGACACACCCGTCTGAGCCAGAACTGAGGTCTACGGGAAG
This window harbors:
- the sik2a gene encoding serine/threonine-protein kinase SIK2a; this translates as MKYCSIRRDTHAPPPLSLAAITGACAQALHKSIAEVTSGTTAMAQTGQKPSQPVRVGFYDIERTLGKGNFAVVKLARHRITKSEVAIKIIDKTQLDAANLEKIYREVEIMKLLDHPHIIKLYQVMETKNMLYLVTEYARNGEIFDHLASRGRLSEADARRKFWQILSAVAYCHDQGIVHRDLKAENLLLDAHMNIKIADFGFGNFFRPGEPLATWCGSPPYAAPEVFEGQQYEGPQLDIWSMGVVLYVLVCGALPFDGPSLPVLRERVLEGRFRIPYFMSEDCEHLIRRMLVLDPAKRLSLAQIRDHRWMARDSPPQKPTLCRQGVATGEKAGPGEPSEQVLRLMHSLGIDQHKTVESLHNKSYNHFAAIYFLLVDRLKGHRGGFPVDPPLGTAQRRPSTVAEQTVVKTSVLAQTGVSRRTITPPASCRPLPTHLASHSGPLPQSRPSPRRRWPCTRSMGACLTPFLRGASANLPSRSRPAAQRRPPTRARRERPCPLPRAARRAARFSQRRHTLAEVTNQPAAGQLLSMGLHPSLRSTDSEYDVHGDLSLPEETPPPGSPLAATPVNQASPMFVCVKPTNLTVQTSSSGGQDTRSYPPIGFREGRRASDTSLTQGLVAFRHHLQNLARTKGIMELNKVQMVLGSGAGDVSFQPKPLELLNTQLHGEGHQSHSGKDMAGFSIKMHPYLLSRRQSLETQYLAQRLQRASLLVSGPGSGQMFCKEPSPRTLEQQLQEHRLQQKRLHLQKQSQLQAYLHQMQLPEDQFPPGQERADPQHGTPVPSTAFCRSQPLTPLLEPTAPTISYVPKPGPYPDGCFPSATPPSDCPPQNLSTLTPPTSPEPTYAWSPARHPLLPLGEGETPAAQPATETPYTDSEMMDTVEAQQGCVLVN